The genomic segment GCAAGCTACGGGGCTGCGGATTCGATTCTACCCCGCGTCGCTCCGTTGGTCGTTTCGTTCCCGGCGACCGAGGCAAGTTGGATGCGACTCGAGGCGACTCGGCTTTCGCCACGCGGTTGGGACGGAATGTACATTTTGCAGCTGTCGGAAATCATGGTTTTTAGCGGCCAAGAAAATGTGGCGCTGAAACAATCGGTTGATGTGTCGTCCGAGGAACAGCACGATCCTCGTTCTGCCCGACACAAGCAGCATTTGGTTGACGGATTTGTCCCCTATTTGATGGACGCCTACGAAGGGAAGCAAAGCTTGGCCTTTGTTAGCGAGATTGGGGTCGGCGATTCACCTGAAATTGTGATGGATCTCGAGCGGCCTTTGTCACTCAGCCGCGTTCATTTGCATTCGACCGATCTAAGTGATACGGTGCCGCAGAGCGTTCCCGAAGATTTTGGAATCCCCCGATCAATGCGAATCGAGGGCGCGAATGAGTCTGATTTTTTGGACGCGGTTCAGCTCTGCGAATATCAGATGGAATCGGTCTACGAAGTCGGACCGATCATCATGCGTCGGTTTCCCGAAACCACTTGCCGTTACGTTCGATTGATCGTGCAGGACCCCTATGTCTACTCGGGCGGCGGCAAAACGGGAGCCCGAATCGGTTTCGCAGAGATTGAGCTATTTGCAAACGGGCAGAACGTTTCGGTGGGGAAGTCGGTGCGGGCGAATTTTGATGCGGATAGCCCCGCGCGAAAGGTCGCTGCGTTGACTGATGGCAATAATCTGTTCGGCGAAATCTTGCCGATCCGGCGGTGGATGGACGAGTTGGCCAAACGGCACGATCTCGAATCGGAGCGTCCGCTACTGCGAGCGGAATTGAATGATCGATACCAGATCCAAACGACGAAGTTAAATCGACTGGCTTGGTTGGCGGGACTGCTCGGGTTTGTCGCGGTTTGTACCATTTTGGTTGAGCGTATCATCCGCCAACGGGTAGTCTATCAAACACGGCAGCGAATTGCCGCGGACCTGCACGACGAATTGGGGGCGAACCTGCACGCCATTGGACTGCTTGGCGATCTGGCGCAAACGACTACGGATTCCCCCGATCAATTAAAATCACTGTTGCAGCGGATTCGCGATTTGACCGAACGCAGCGGTGCTGCGACACGTTATTGCTCTAATCTGTTAGAAGCCAAAGGGTTGTTCGGAGATCTGATGGATGACATGCGGCGAACATCGACGCGAATGATGGCCGATTTGGAGCACGAAATCTCGTTCGAAGGAGAGGCATTGCTGCGCAATCTGAAACCCGCGGTTCGAATCGATTTGTTCCTGTTTTATAAAGAGTGTCTGGTCAACATCCTTCGTCACTCGGGCGCCACGTTGGTGACGACTCATCTAAAGGCGGATCACCGCGAGTTGTGTTTAACGATTACCGATAACGGCAGTGGATTAGAGAATTCGTCGGGTGCTCGAGTGCCGCGTTCACTCAGCCGCCGATCACGGTTGCTCGGTGCCCAAGTCGATGCTCGAGATTTGGACAGCCATGGCACTCGTATTACGTTACGATTGCGTACAAGAAAATTTCTAAGTTGAACATGAGAGAGTCACCG from the Novipirellula caenicola genome contains:
- a CDS encoding histidine kinase, whose translation is MGYRSIAKNEDHQGEWIRIDWQQDVTIDQIVLVPTIWRDTVNGFRADGFPAEFRILVGTAGESEGTVVASYGAADSILPRVAPLVVSFPATEASWMRLEATRLSPRGWDGMYILQLSEIMVFSGQENVALKQSVDVSSEEQHDPRSARHKQHLVDGFVPYLMDAYEGKQSLAFVSEIGVGDSPEIVMDLERPLSLSRVHLHSTDLSDTVPQSVPEDFGIPRSMRIEGANESDFLDAVQLCEYQMESVYEVGPIIMRRFPETTCRYVRLIVQDPYVYSGGGKTGARIGFAEIELFANGQNVSVGKSVRANFDADSPARKVAALTDGNNLFGEILPIRRWMDELAKRHDLESERPLLRAELNDRYQIQTTKLNRLAWLAGLLGFVAVCTILVERIIRQRVVYQTRQRIAADLHDELGANLHAIGLLGDLAQTTTDSPDQLKSLLQRIRDLTERSGAATRYCSNLLEAKGLFGDLMDDMRRTSTRMMADLEHEISFEGEALLRNLKPAVRIDLFLFYKECLVNILRHSGATLVTTHLKADHRELCLTITDNGSGLENSSGARVPRSLSRRSRLLGAQVDARDLDSHGTRITLRLRTRKFLS